A window of the Carassius auratus strain Wakin unplaced genomic scaffold, ASM336829v1 scaf_tig00022917, whole genome shotgun sequence genome harbors these coding sequences:
- the LOC113077619 gene encoding UDP-glucuronosyltransferase 2A1-like isoform X2 produces the protein MQLHTQIFVLVAFLWSVPPLSLAGKILVYPVDGSHWLNMDILLRELHQRGHKLTVVRSANSWYIPENTTHYTPITIHADHLTSLEDPKYMASFLKRNIDIQRGEGSVWSFMALQKEVITLLKESHKSSAEMVKTILEDKKLVKTLKESKYDLMLTDPGFAGGVILGMYLGLPMVFNVRWITNGEGHFAIAPSPLSYIPTIGSRVTDKMSFANKMKNILHFGIGQYIDHMITRPLYQGVISKYIDPNSNVYSLIQGADLWLMRVDFVFEFPRPTMPNVVYIGGFQCKPSKPLPNELEKFVESSGEHGVVIMSLGTLLGSLGPEISEVVAAAFARLPQKVVWRHVGEKPSKLGNNTLIVDWLPQNDLLAHSKTKAFVTHGGTNGIYEAIYHGVPMLGLPLIFDQFDNIIRLEARGVAQVLDVATLDVDILTQTLKDILDENQPYQKNMRRMSSLHRDTPLKPMDSAVFWLEFVMRHKGAAHLRTESYRLPWYSYYCVDVLMLIASLLMAACLLLVLMSKALLKVFVKKRKSKKD, from the coding sequence atgcagCTGCATACCCAAATCTTTGTCCTTGTTGCCTTCCTTTGGAGTGTCCCACCACTTTCCCTGGCTGGGAAGATCCTCGTGTACCCAGTGGATGGAAGCCACTGGCTTAACATGGACATTTTGCTGCGAGAACTTCATCAGCGTGGTCACAAATTGACAGTTGTCCGTTCTGCTAACAGCTGGTACATCCCAGAGAACACCACACACTATACGCCCATAACCATCCATGCCGATCATCTGACTAGCCTGGAGGACCCCAAGTACATGGCGTCTTTTCTTAAGAGAAACATTGACATTCAAAGAGGGGAAGGATCTGTTTGGTCATTCATGGCCCTTCAGAAAGAAGTAATTACTCTTCTAAAAGAGTCTCACAAGTCTTCTGCTGAGATGGTGAAGACCATTCTAGAGGATAAAAAGCTTGTAAAAACGCTTAAAGAGTCCAAGTATGATTTGATGCTAACTGATCCTGGTTTTGCAGGAGGTGTCATACTGGGCATGTACTTGGGACTACCAATGGTGTTCAATGTACGATGGATAACAAATGGAGAAGGGCACTTTGCAATTGCACCCTCGCCGCTTTCTTACATCCCGACTATCGGATCTAGGGTGACAGATAAAATGAgttttgcaaataaaatgaaaaatatcttGCATTTTGGAATCGGCCAATACATTGACCACATGATCACAAGGCCTCTTTATCAAGGAGTTATCAGCAAATACATAGACCCAAACTCCAATGTGTACTCTCTGATCCAAGGAGCAGATCTGTGGCTCATGCGAGTAGATTTTGTATTCGAGTTCCCTCGACCTACTATGCCCAATGTGGTCTATATTGGAGGCTTCCAGTGTAAACCATCCAAACCTCTACCAAATGAATTGGAGAAGTTTGTCGAGAGCTCTGGAGAGCACGGGGTTGTGATCATGTCTTTGGGTACTCTGCTTGGAAGTCTGGGTCCTGAAATATCTGAAGTCGTAGCCGCTGCTTTTGCTCGCTTGCCACAAAAGGTAGTTTGGAGGCATGTAGGAGAAAAGCCATCTAAATTGGGGAACAATACACTGATAGTGGACTGGCTGCCTCAGAATGACCTCTTAGCCCATTCTAAAACTAAAGCTTTTGTGACACACGGAGGAACGAATGGTATCTACGAGGCGATTTACCACGGTGTTCCAATGCTTGGACTTCCGCTCATCTTCGACCAGTTTGACAACATAATTCGCCTGGAAGCCAGAGGGGTGGCTCAAGTGCTTGATGTCGCAACCCTGGATGTAGATATCCTAACACAAACCCTAAAGGACATCCTGGATGAAAATCAGCCATACCAGAAGAACATGCGCAGGATGTCAAGCCTACATCGTGACACTCCGCTCAAGCCAATGGACAGTGCCGTCTTTTGGCTGGAGTTTGTCATGAGGCATAAGGGTGCAGCACACTTGCGCACAGAGTCCTACAGGCTTCCTTGGTATTCCTACTACTGCGTGGACGTTTTAATGCTGATAGCGAGTTTGCTTATGGCAGCCTGCCTGCTCTTGGTTTTGATGAGCAAGGCTTTGCTGAAAGTTTTTGTCAAGAAAAGGAAATCTAAAAAAGACTGA
- the LOC113077619 gene encoding UDP-glucuronosyltransferase 2A1-like isoform X1: MTMAWISNVGFYKHYCCTQPHNNSLACCKKMQLHTQIFVLVAFLWSVPPLSLAGKILVYPVDGSHWLNMDILLRELHQRGHKLTVVRSANSWYIPENTTHYTPITIHADHLTSLEDPKYMASFLKRNIDIQRGEGSVWSFMALQKEVITLLKESHKSSAEMVKTILEDKKLVKTLKESKYDLMLTDPGFAGGVILGMYLGLPMVFNVRWITNGEGHFAIAPSPLSYIPTIGSRVTDKMSFANKMKNILHFGIGQYIDHMITRPLYQGVISKYIDPNSNVYSLIQGADLWLMRVDFVFEFPRPTMPNVVYIGGFQCKPSKPLPNELEKFVESSGEHGVVIMSLGTLLGSLGPEISEVVAAAFARLPQKVVWRHVGEKPSKLGNNTLIVDWLPQNDLLAHSKTKAFVTHGGTNGIYEAIYHGVPMLGLPLIFDQFDNIIRLEARGVAQVLDVATLDVDILTQTLKDILDENQPYQKNMRRMSSLHRDTPLKPMDSAVFWLEFVMRHKGAAHLRTESYRLPWYSYYCVDVLMLIASLLMAACLLLVLMSKALLKVFVKKRKSKKD; the protein is encoded by the coding sequence aaaatgcagCTGCATACCCAAATCTTTGTCCTTGTTGCCTTCCTTTGGAGTGTCCCACCACTTTCCCTGGCTGGGAAGATCCTCGTGTACCCAGTGGATGGAAGCCACTGGCTTAACATGGACATTTTGCTGCGAGAACTTCATCAGCGTGGTCACAAATTGACAGTTGTCCGTTCTGCTAACAGCTGGTACATCCCAGAGAACACCACACACTATACGCCCATAACCATCCATGCCGATCATCTGACTAGCCTGGAGGACCCCAAGTACATGGCGTCTTTTCTTAAGAGAAACATTGACATTCAAAGAGGGGAAGGATCTGTTTGGTCATTCATGGCCCTTCAGAAAGAAGTAATTACTCTTCTAAAAGAGTCTCACAAGTCTTCTGCTGAGATGGTGAAGACCATTCTAGAGGATAAAAAGCTTGTAAAAACGCTTAAAGAGTCCAAGTATGATTTGATGCTAACTGATCCTGGTTTTGCAGGAGGTGTCATACTGGGCATGTACTTGGGACTACCAATGGTGTTCAATGTACGATGGATAACAAATGGAGAAGGGCACTTTGCAATTGCACCCTCGCCGCTTTCTTACATCCCGACTATCGGATCTAGGGTGACAGATAAAATGAgttttgcaaataaaatgaaaaatatcttGCATTTTGGAATCGGCCAATACATTGACCACATGATCACAAGGCCTCTTTATCAAGGAGTTATCAGCAAATACATAGACCCAAACTCCAATGTGTACTCTCTGATCCAAGGAGCAGATCTGTGGCTCATGCGAGTAGATTTTGTATTCGAGTTCCCTCGACCTACTATGCCCAATGTGGTCTATATTGGAGGCTTCCAGTGTAAACCATCCAAACCTCTACCAAATGAATTGGAGAAGTTTGTCGAGAGCTCTGGAGAGCACGGGGTTGTGATCATGTCTTTGGGTACTCTGCTTGGAAGTCTGGGTCCTGAAATATCTGAAGTCGTAGCCGCTGCTTTTGCTCGCTTGCCACAAAAGGTAGTTTGGAGGCATGTAGGAGAAAAGCCATCTAAATTGGGGAACAATACACTGATAGTGGACTGGCTGCCTCAGAATGACCTCTTAGCCCATTCTAAAACTAAAGCTTTTGTGACACACGGAGGAACGAATGGTATCTACGAGGCGATTTACCACGGTGTTCCAATGCTTGGACTTCCGCTCATCTTCGACCAGTTTGACAACATAATTCGCCTGGAAGCCAGAGGGGTGGCTCAAGTGCTTGATGTCGCAACCCTGGATGTAGATATCCTAACACAAACCCTAAAGGACATCCTGGATGAAAATCAGCCATACCAGAAGAACATGCGCAGGATGTCAAGCCTACATCGTGACACTCCGCTCAAGCCAATGGACAGTGCCGTCTTTTGGCTGGAGTTTGTCATGAGGCATAAGGGTGCAGCACACTTGCGCACAGAGTCCTACAGGCTTCCTTGGTATTCCTACTACTGCGTGGACGTTTTAATGCTGATAGCGAGTTTGCTTATGGCAGCCTGCCTGCTCTTGGTTTTGATGAGCAAGGCTTTGCTGAAAGTTTTTGTCAAGAAAAGGAAATCTAAAAAAGACTGA